One stretch of Saccharomonospora xinjiangensis XJ-54 DNA includes these proteins:
- a CDS encoding YciI family protein, protein MPKYLLLKHYRGAPSAVNDVPMEQWTPEEIQNHLQYMDDFAARLERTGEYVDSRALSPEGTFVRYDGEGKPPVTDGPFAETKDLVAGWMMIDVETYDRALELAAELSAAPGAGGRPIHEWLELRPVLGAPETISE, encoded by the coding sequence ATGCCGAAGTACCTGCTTCTCAAGCACTACCGGGGCGCTCCGAGCGCCGTCAACGACGTCCCGATGGAGCAGTGGACCCCTGAGGAGATCCAGAACCACCTCCAGTACATGGACGACTTCGCCGCCCGCCTCGAACGCACCGGCGAGTACGTCGATAGCAGGGCGCTCTCACCCGAAGGCACCTTCGTCCGCTACGACGGGGAGGGCAAGCCGCCGGTCACCGACGGGCCCTTCGCCGAGACCAAGGATCTCGTCGCGGGCTGGATGATGATCGACGTCGAGACGTATGACCGCGCGCTCGAACTGGCCGCCGAATTGTCGGCGGCTCCTGGGGCGGGTGGCAGGCCGATCCACGAATGGCTGGAGCTGCGCCCCGTCCTCGGAGCGCCGGAGACGATCAGCGAGTGA
- a CDS encoding VOC family protein — MPVTSFYPVLMSGDVAAAASFYRTAFGFETTFECDWYVSLRLGSFELAILAHDHATVPEGYRAMPRGVIVNVEVDDVDAVHARLVGDTGLDPVLPLRDEDFGQRHFIVAGPDDVLVDVIQPIEPTAEYAQAYTGS; from the coding sequence GTGCCTGTCACCAGCTTCTATCCCGTCCTCATGTCGGGCGACGTCGCCGCCGCGGCCTCGTTCTACCGCACCGCGTTCGGGTTCGAGACGACGTTCGAGTGCGACTGGTACGTCAGCCTGCGGCTCGGTTCCTTCGAACTGGCGATCTTGGCCCACGATCACGCGACGGTGCCCGAGGGTTACCGCGCGATGCCGCGCGGGGTGATCGTGAACGTCGAGGTGGACGACGTTGACGCCGTTCACGCCCGCCTGGTCGGCGACACCGGTCTCGACCCGGTGCTGCCGCTGCGGGACGAGGACTTCGGGCAGCGGCACTTCATCGTGGCCGGCCCCGACGACGTCCTGGTGGACGTGATCCAGCCGATCGAACCCACCGCCGAGTACGCGCAGGCTTACACCGGCTCCTGA
- a CDS encoding TetR/AcrR family transcriptional regulator: MPRATAAAAAQTAHQILDSATGLFASRGFAEVSLDDVAKDAGVTRGAVYHHYRNKAGLFRAVAARAQAAVADTVVEAAGRAGTDPGEQLRAGCHAFLDAITATPSVRILLVDAPAVVGWQEWRRLDAENSAPHLRDALHDVGVADQLLDAMTAQLSGAMNEAALWTAQQPDPAAARTQAHAVLDRLLSAVLT, from the coding sequence GTGCCCCGTGCCACCGCTGCCGCCGCCGCCCAGACTGCCCATCAGATCCTCGACTCCGCGACCGGGCTGTTCGCCTCACGCGGGTTCGCCGAGGTGTCACTCGACGACGTCGCCAAGGACGCCGGTGTCACCCGCGGCGCGGTCTACCACCACTACCGCAACAAGGCCGGGCTCTTCCGCGCCGTCGCCGCGCGGGCGCAGGCCGCGGTCGCCGACACCGTCGTCGAGGCGGCAGGCCGTGCCGGCACGGACCCGGGCGAACAGCTGCGAGCAGGCTGCCACGCCTTCCTCGACGCCATCACCGCCACGCCCTCGGTGCGCATTCTGCTCGTGGACGCGCCTGCCGTCGTGGGCTGGCAGGAATGGCGCAGGCTGGACGCGGAGAACTCGGCGCCCCACCTGCGCGACGCGCTGCACGACGTCGGCGTCGCCGACCAGCTGCTCGACGCCATGACCGCCCAGCTCTCCGGCGCGATGAACGAAGCCGCGCTCTGGACGGCTCAGCAGCCCGATCCCGCCGCCGCGCGGACACAGGCCCACGCGGTGCTGGACCGTCTCCTGTCCGCCGTGCTGACCTGA
- a CDS encoding class I SAM-dependent methyltransferase, whose translation MSSASEDSAGSVAAAATDYDTFADAYTAENEDSLINAYYARPAILELAGEVSGRRILDAGCGSGPLFAALRDRGATVTGFDASARMVELAHRRLGADADLRVADLGAPLPFPDGAFDDVVASLVLHYLEDWTAPLAELRRVLRPGGRLITSVNHPVVYKLVHPEADYFATCQWSDEYTFDGQRAVLTYWHRPLHAMTDAFTEAGFRTAVISEPPPAPGAHERFPDELGDRQAFLCFLFFVLDAV comes from the coding sequence ATGTCTTCCGCATCCGAGGATTCCGCCGGTTCCGTGGCCGCTGCTGCCACTGACTACGACACCTTCGCCGACGCGTACACGGCCGAGAACGAGGACAGTCTCATCAACGCCTACTACGCGCGGCCCGCGATCCTGGAGCTGGCCGGGGAGGTGAGCGGTCGGCGGATTCTCGACGCCGGTTGCGGTTCGGGTCCGCTGTTCGCGGCGCTGCGCGACCGGGGCGCGACCGTGACCGGCTTCGACGCCAGCGCCAGGATGGTGGAGCTGGCCCATCGGCGGCTCGGCGCCGACGCGGACCTGCGGGTGGCTGACCTCGGCGCGCCGCTGCCCTTTCCCGACGGTGCGTTCGACGACGTCGTCGCATCCCTTGTTCTGCACTACCTCGAGGACTGGACCGCACCGCTGGCCGAGTTGCGGCGGGTGCTGCGGCCCGGCGGCAGGCTGATCACCTCGGTCAACCACCCCGTCGTCTACAAGCTGGTCCATCCCGAGGCCGACTACTTCGCGACGTGCCAGTGGTCCGACGAGTACACCTTCGATGGTCAGCGGGCGGTGCTCACCTATTGGCACCGGCCGCTGCACGCGATGACCGACGCCTTCACCGAGGCCGGATTCCGCACGGCCGTGATCAGCGAACCGCCTCCCGCGCCGGGCGCCCACGAGCGGTTCCCCGATGAACTCGGCGACAGGCAGGCGTTTCTGTGTTTCCTGTTCTTCGTACTGGACGCCGTGTGA
- a CDS encoding ArsR/SmtB family transcription factor yields the protein MASRTATELVHPHRTELRFTDVLSALSDPVRLAIVAHLADVEPEGELACATFALPVSKSTQSGHFKVLREAGVIRQRNEGTRRLSRLRRDDLDARFPGLLDLAVPQGRAVIAGWSR from the coding sequence ATGGCAAGCCGCACCGCGACAGAGCTCGTTCATCCTCATCGAACCGAACTACGGTTCACTGACGTGCTGAGCGCGTTGAGCGACCCCGTCCGCCTGGCCATCGTCGCGCACCTCGCCGACGTCGAACCCGAAGGCGAGCTGGCCTGCGCGACGTTCGCGCTTCCCGTCAGCAAGTCCACTCAGAGCGGACACTTCAAGGTTCTGCGCGAAGCGGGCGTGATCCGTCAGCGCAACGAGGGAACCCGGCGGCTGAGCCGGTTGCGCCGCGACGATCTCGACGCGCGCTTCCCCGGCCTTCTCGACCTCGCCGTGCCACAGGGCCGTGCTGTGATCGCGGGCTGGTCCCGGTGA
- a CDS encoding MFS transporter encodes MRTDHLDTGRDRPGVADSSATGGPKPSPRRASTWRFWATAYTLLILLTGTNLPTPLYRDYEDRFGLSPLTTTLIFAAYVVVLIPSLLLVGPLSDAIGRRRVLIPSLAVAALGTVGFALASGPGWLFASRALQGLAIGAAAGPLTAALTELEPTGDHRRAALVSTVVTVGGMGLGPVLGALLAQYGPAPRVLPFVVELMLLIPAAVAIALLPDTRPTTRWRPRRPEIPPSVRTVFATSGTATFLAFAVIGLFLTLVPAYVATLAHSANLVLGGGVVALMLASSAIAQLVAYGRPSHSPERAGLPLLATGLGLLALAGTLSSPLVLLAAVVVAGAGQGLVYLGGLAAVNASATADRRAGVLSSFYVITYIGVGVPIIGVGFLATILDVTVAVRYFAGVVAVLCLALLFVLGRARRRGEEECRSSNP; translated from the coding sequence ATGCGAACCGATCACCTCGACACAGGGCGAGACCGCCCTGGTGTCGCGGACAGCAGCGCCACGGGCGGGCCCAAACCGTCACCGCGGCGGGCCTCCACGTGGAGATTCTGGGCCACGGCCTACACGCTGCTGATCCTGTTGACCGGAACGAATCTGCCGACACCGCTGTACCGCGACTACGAAGACCGTTTCGGCTTGTCGCCCCTGACCACCACCTTGATCTTCGCCGCCTACGTCGTCGTGCTCATCCCCTCGCTGCTGCTGGTCGGCCCGCTTTCCGACGCGATCGGGCGACGCCGGGTGCTCATCCCCTCGCTGGCGGTGGCAGCGCTGGGAACGGTGGGGTTCGCGCTGGCGAGCGGGCCCGGGTGGCTCTTCGCCTCGCGGGCGCTGCAGGGCCTCGCCATCGGCGCGGCGGCCGGGCCGTTGACGGCGGCCCTGACCGAACTCGAACCCACCGGCGACCATCGCAGAGCGGCACTGGTCTCGACCGTGGTCACGGTGGGCGGCATGGGTCTCGGGCCCGTACTGGGCGCACTGCTCGCCCAGTACGGGCCCGCGCCACGTGTGCTGCCGTTCGTGGTGGAGCTTATGCTGCTGATCCCTGCGGCGGTCGCCATCGCGCTGTTACCGGATACCCGGCCCACGACCCGGTGGCGGCCACGGCGTCCTGAGATCCCGCCTTCGGTGCGAACCGTGTTCGCGACCAGCGGTACCGCCACTTTCCTGGCGTTCGCGGTGATCGGGTTGTTCCTCACCCTTGTTCCCGCCTACGTCGCCACGCTCGCCCACTCCGCCAATCTGGTCCTCGGCGGCGGGGTAGTGGCGCTGATGCTCGCCTCGTCGGCGATCGCCCAACTCGTCGCCTACGGCAGACCATCGCACAGCCCCGAGCGCGCGGGACTGCCACTGCTGGCCACCGGCCTGGGGTTGCTGGCGCTCGCGGGCACTCTCTCGTCGCCACTGGTACTGCTCGCGGCCGTCGTGGTGGCCGGTGCGGGCCAGGGGCTGGTGTACCTGGGGGGACTCGCGGCCGTCAACGCATCGGCCACCGCCGACCGCCGCGCCGGTGTGCTCTCCAGCTTCTATGTGATCACCTACATCGGTGTCGGTGTGCCCATCATCGGTGTCGGTTTCCTTGCCACCATCCTCGATGTCACCGTCGCCGTCCGGTACTTCGCCGGTGTGGTCGCGGTGTTGTGTCTCGCGCTGCTGTTCGTCCTCGGCCGAGCGCGGCGCCGCGGTGAAGAGGAGTGTCGCTCGTCGAACCCGTGA
- a CDS encoding helix-turn-helix transcriptional regulator, with the protein MPEIRHQPIAPTRLQRLCPGERIDAHRHDDHQVVYAGRGALAVTTDAGSWVAPATRAIWVPAGTVHAHRAYGCLDLHLAGIPVSEDPLGLKSPTVLVVGSLLRELIVAYTRRAGGGPEFARLRAVLLDELASSPRQPLCVPQPEDPVLGAVCDILRRDPGDPRTLAELGREVGASDRTLSRLFRREVGMSFPQWRTQLRLQHALILLAHKKSVTAVAHACGWSSASTFIDVFRRAFGHTPGSPSGRIRSGADRGLAVGTGATERGSRSRGNAGAANWTAPACPPFMREIPECLTTVDTAVTGSTSDTPLHRGAALGRGRTAARDTTPRPHRRSTGRRR; encoded by the coding sequence GTGCCGGAAATCCGCCATCAACCGATCGCTCCCACGAGGCTTCAGCGACTCTGCCCCGGTGAGCGCATCGACGCCCACCGCCACGACGACCACCAGGTCGTGTACGCGGGGAGGGGCGCGCTGGCGGTCACCACTGACGCCGGGTCCTGGGTCGCTCCGGCCACGCGGGCGATCTGGGTGCCTGCCGGAACGGTGCACGCCCACCGCGCCTACGGCTGCCTCGACCTGCACCTTGCCGGGATTCCCGTGTCCGAGGATCCCCTCGGGCTGAAGTCTCCGACCGTGCTGGTCGTCGGTTCACTGCTGCGCGAACTCATCGTCGCCTACACCCGGCGCGCGGGCGGCGGGCCGGAATTCGCGCGCCTTCGCGCAGTGCTGCTCGACGAGCTCGCCTCGTCACCTCGGCAACCGTTGTGCGTGCCCCAGCCGGAAGACCCGGTGCTCGGCGCGGTGTGCGACATCCTGCGCCGCGATCCCGGTGACCCGCGCACCCTGGCTGAGCTCGGGCGCGAGGTCGGTGCCAGCGATCGAACGCTGTCCCGGCTGTTCCGCCGAGAAGTCGGTATGTCGTTTCCCCAGTGGCGCACCCAGTTGCGCCTTCAACACGCCCTGATCCTCCTGGCGCACAAGAAATCCGTGACCGCTGTCGCCCACGCGTGCGGATGGTCGTCGGCGAGCACCTTCATCGACGTCTTCCGACGCGCCTTCGGCCACACGCCCGGCTCCCCTTCCGGGAGGATCCGCAGCGGAGCTGACCGCGGGCTCGCCGTGGGTACCGGGGCGACGGAGCGGGGCAGCCGTAGCCGGGGGAACGCTGGTGCGGCGAACTGGACCGCACCGGCGTGCCCTCCCTTCATGCGCGAGATCCCGGAATGCCTCACCACGGTGGACACCGCCGTCACGGGTTCGACGAGCGACACTCCTCTTCACCGCGGCGCCGCGCTCGGCCGAGGACGAACAGCAGCGCGAGACACAACACCGCGACCACACCGGCGAAGTACCGGACGGCGACGGTGA
- a CDS encoding MFS transporter: MRRTTSTFLLAAGHACVDVYQGSVAALVPFFVAERAYTYAAVSGLVLAASLLSSVVQPLFGALADRYSMPWLIPASTVLSGVGIAVSGLTGSYALTLAGIAVSGIGVAAYHPESARIARAASEGSHRAMAYFSTGGNVGFALAPFLVAVAIGTGGLRWTPVLVLPALVGAVLVLPVLRALHRKSDAPTPPRGPARQNATSSFVTLAVAMAFRSIAFVGLSAFLSLFATQRLGGTAGTIALFVLYSGGIVGSALGGSLAARWGRIVVCRWSYALSAVAIAGVVWVPGPFLYLFVALTSVGLYVPFSLQVTLGQDYLPTRVGTASGVTLGLTVSVGGLASPVIGSVADATSLHTALAPLVAMPMLSWLLLRRLREPEQPSAVVAGASRA; encoded by the coding sequence GTGCGGAGAACCACGTCCACTTTTCTGCTGGCTGCCGGACACGCCTGCGTCGATGTGTATCAGGGTTCGGTCGCGGCTCTGGTGCCCTTTTTCGTCGCGGAACGCGCCTACACCTACGCGGCGGTGTCCGGCCTCGTCCTGGCGGCGTCGCTGCTGTCGTCGGTGGTGCAGCCGCTGTTCGGCGCCTTGGCCGACCGGTATTCGATGCCCTGGCTCATCCCGGCCAGCACTGTCCTCAGTGGAGTAGGAATCGCGGTCAGCGGGCTGACCGGCTCCTACGCCCTCACCCTGGCGGGTATCGCGGTGTCCGGCATCGGTGTCGCCGCCTATCACCCCGAGTCGGCACGCATCGCGCGCGCGGCCAGCGAGGGCAGCCACAGGGCAATGGCGTACTTCTCCACCGGAGGTAACGTCGGTTTCGCACTGGCCCCCTTCCTCGTGGCCGTCGCGATCGGCACCGGAGGACTGCGCTGGACTCCCGTGCTGGTGCTGCCCGCGCTGGTGGGCGCGGTGCTCGTCCTTCCCGTCCTCCGTGCGCTGCACCGGAAATCCGATGCCCCGACACCACCGCGTGGCCCGGCACGGCAGAACGCCACCTCCTCGTTCGTGACACTGGCCGTGGCGATGGCGTTCCGGTCAATCGCCTTCGTCGGCTTGAGCGCCTTCCTTTCCCTGTTCGCCACGCAACGGCTGGGCGGCACCGCCGGAACCATCGCCCTGTTCGTGCTGTATTCCGGAGGCATCGTCGGTTCGGCGCTCGGCGGTTCACTGGCGGCGCGCTGGGGCAGGATCGTGGTGTGCCGCTGGTCGTACGCGCTGAGCGCGGTCGCGATCGCGGGCGTGGTGTGGGTGCCGGGCCCGTTCCTCTACCTGTTCGTCGCTCTCACTTCGGTCGGGTTGTATGTGCCGTTCTCGTTGCAGGTGACGCTGGGGCAGGACTATCTGCCCACTCGGGTGGGCACCGCGAGTGGGGTGACCCTTGGCTTGACGGTCAGCGTCGGTGGCCTGGCCAGCCCGGTGATCGGCAGCGTGGCCGATGCCACGTCGCTGCACACCGCGCTGGCGCCGTTGGTGGCGATGCCGATGCTGAGCTGGCTGCTGCTGCGCCGCCTTCGTGAACCGGAGCAACCATCTGCGGTCGTCGCGGGGGCAAGCCGCGCCTGA
- a CDS encoding dihydrofolate reductase family protein, with protein MRIAVTEFLTLDGVSQGPGSPTEDTTGAFTQGGWLVPHLDRMFVQHTSDWLDLADGLLLGRRTYEAFARDWPEITDPADPFAERMNTLPKYVVSNTLTEGSWHPTTVLNGDPVQAVAQLKMRPGRELQIHGSARLGDVLLTAGLIDTLRLAIAPTVLRAGRRLLTGRGIPCGLRLLRHEATPSGLLLLEYEVRGRAAHGEYEGVTAFL; from the coding sequence ATGAGGATCGCCGTCACTGAATTCCTCACGCTCGACGGCGTCAGCCAGGGACCCGGCTCGCCCACCGAGGACACCACCGGCGCGTTCACACAAGGCGGCTGGCTGGTGCCTCACCTCGACAGGATGTTCGTCCAGCACACCTCCGACTGGCTCGACCTCGCCGATGGTCTCCTACTCGGCCGGCGCACCTACGAGGCGTTCGCGCGCGACTGGCCGGAGATCACCGACCCCGCCGACCCGTTCGCCGAACGGATGAACACACTGCCGAAGTACGTCGTGTCCAACACGCTCACCGAGGGGTCCTGGCACCCCACGACTGTGCTCAACGGCGACCCGGTCCAGGCGGTTGCCCAGCTCAAGATGCGACCAGGGCGGGAACTCCAGATCCACGGCAGCGCCCGTCTGGGTGATGTGCTCCTGACGGCAGGTCTGATCGACACTCTCCGTCTCGCGATCGCGCCCACCGTGCTGCGAGCAGGGCGGCGACTACTGACTGGCCGGGGCATCCCGTGCGGTCTGCGTCTCCTCCGCCACGAGGCGACGCCCAGCGGACTACTGCTCCTCGAGTACGAGGTAAGGGGCCGAGCAGCCCACGGTGAATATGAGGGCGTCACCGCCTTCCTCTGA
- a CDS encoding SRPBCC domain-containing protein: MNSDLDLSLERIIRAPRTTVWRAWTDPSRLEQWWVPAPSRCRVERLDLWPGGAFVTQLSDDGAEFVPHLDACFLAIDEGERIVFTNALDHTWRPAQPAPVAMTATITLHDHPDGTDYRMLVRHGDPEARARHEKLGFAEGWGSVADQLTALAEDTATL; encoded by the coding sequence GTGAACTCCGACCTCGACCTTTCTCTGGAGCGGATCATCCGAGCCCCGCGCACGACCGTGTGGAGAGCCTGGACCGACCCGTCCCGGCTTGAGCAGTGGTGGGTTCCGGCGCCGTCCCGCTGCCGCGTGGAGCGCCTGGACCTGTGGCCTGGAGGGGCGTTCGTGACACAACTGAGCGACGACGGAGCCGAGTTCGTCCCACATTTGGACGCGTGCTTCCTCGCCATCGACGAAGGCGAACGGATCGTGTTCACCAACGCACTCGACCACACCTGGCGCCCCGCGCAGCCCGCCCCGGTCGCGATGACCGCGACGATCACTCTGCACGATCACCCTGACGGCACGGATTACCGGATGCTCGTCCGACACGGCGACCCGGAGGCTCGCGCTCGGCACGAGAAGCTCGGCTTTGCCGAGGGCTGGGGCTCAGTCGCCGACCAGTTGACCGCGCTCGCCGAGGACACGGCCACACTATGA
- a CDS encoding ArsR/SmtB family transcription factor, translating into MAKCSPPLDDVLSALADSTRRAVVQHLGRGPTSVGELAREFPMTLPSFMKHVRTLETAGLVHTVKAGRVRTCVLNRERLALIDDWLKDQRRIWEDRTDRLEQFVTGQKENEQ; encoded by the coding sequence ATGGCAAAGTGTTCGCCGCCGCTGGACGACGTACTGAGCGCCCTCGCCGACTCGACCCGGCGAGCAGTCGTCCAGCACCTCGGCCGTGGTCCCACCAGCGTCGGCGAGCTCGCCCGCGAGTTCCCGATGACGCTTCCGTCGTTCATGAAACACGTGCGCACGCTGGAAACGGCCGGGCTCGTCCACACGGTCAAGGCAGGCCGGGTGCGGACCTGCGTGCTGAACCGCGAGCGACTCGCCCTGATCGACGACTGGCTCAAGGATCAGCGCCGAATCTGGGAGGACCGCACCGACCGCCTTGAACAGTTCGTCACCGGCCAGAAGGAGAACGAACAGTGA
- a CDS encoding NAD(P)/FAD-dependent oxidoreductase, with protein sequence MPATKQVIVIGAGLAGLAAATRLTQAGVDVRVLERAGKPGGRVATDHVEGFRLDRGFQVLLPAYPEFRRLVRPARLGLRGFTRGALVREDGGMRLLAGPWHGPGAVRGVARMVGQRPGDVFALARLSVRDAALPASALGRGGDHTVAEELRGRFSAETVETVLRPFVAGVFLDPDLMTSARLFHLIWRSFVLGGAAVPELGMQTLPQLLADRLPPGTVETGQEVAGLGDHDVRLTSGETVSADAVVVATDGTTAARLLPEIEPPAWHAVTTWYYRVARPPCSAPTLALDGTGALPINSLVLSQAAPTYAPPGASLVQASVPGVADSAGDLEPRVRERLAVLYATDTRGWDLLATYPIEHALPVLPPGTPLRRPVRVRRGRYVCGDHRDTPSIQGALVSGRRAAQALLADLL encoded by the coding sequence GTGCCCGCGACCAAACAGGTGATCGTCATCGGTGCCGGGCTGGCGGGTCTGGCCGCCGCGACACGGCTCACGCAGGCCGGTGTGGACGTGCGCGTGCTGGAACGCGCGGGCAAACCCGGTGGGCGGGTGGCCACCGACCACGTCGAGGGTTTCCGCCTCGACCGTGGCTTCCAGGTACTCCTGCCCGCCTATCCCGAGTTCCGGCGGCTGGTGCGGCCTGCCCGCCTCGGCCTGCGCGGTTTCACACGCGGGGCGCTGGTGCGTGAGGACGGCGGGATGCGGCTGCTGGCCGGGCCGTGGCACGGTCCCGGCGCCGTCCGGGGCGTGGCGAGGATGGTCGGACAGCGCCCGGGGGACGTGTTCGCGCTCGCGCGGCTGTCGGTGCGAGACGCGGCGCTGCCCGCCTCGGCTCTCGGGCGCGGTGGTGATCACACTGTGGCGGAGGAACTGCGCGGGCGGTTCAGCGCCGAGACCGTCGAGACGGTGCTGCGTCCGTTCGTCGCCGGCGTGTTCCTCGACCCCGACCTCATGACCTCGGCGCGACTGTTCCACCTGATCTGGCGCAGTTTCGTCCTCGGTGGAGCGGCGGTGCCCGAACTCGGAATGCAGACACTGCCCCAGCTCCTCGCCGACCGGCTTCCGCCCGGCACCGTCGAAACCGGCCAGGAGGTGGCCGGACTGGGCGACCACGACGTCCGGCTCACCAGCGGAGAGACCGTCAGCGCCGACGCCGTCGTCGTCGCCACCGACGGCACCACCGCCGCGCGGCTGCTCCCTGAGATCGAGCCGCCCGCCTGGCACGCCGTCACGACCTGGTACTACCGCGTGGCGCGACCGCCGTGCAGCGCACCCACGCTCGCACTGGACGGCACCGGAGCGCTGCCGATCAACAGCCTCGTGCTCAGCCAGGCCGCCCCCACCTACGCCCCGCCCGGCGCGTCGCTGGTCCAGGCGTCCGTTCCCGGAGTCGCCGACAGTGCGGGCGATCTGGAGCCGAGGGTGCGCGAGCGGCTGGCCGTGCTCTACGCCACCGACACCCGGGGCTGGGACCTCCTCGCCACCTACCCCATCGAGCATGCCCTCCCTGTGCTGCCGCCGGGCACACCGCTGCGCAGGCCGGTGCGCGTGCGGCGGGGTCGTTACGTGTGTGGCGATCACCGCGACACCCCATCCATCCAGGGGGCGCTCGTCTCCGGCCGCCGCGCGGCGCAGGCCCTCCTCGCCGATCTGCTGTAG
- a CDS encoding DUF4383 domain-containing protein, with protein MNVSGAPASRKAKVRGFRAEGKVVATHRIGSLLVAAVIAIFGILGFVGGIPFFSTSGQQVVDLSSNGLLSVVSLVTAAVLVFAAIRGGRFASTVMIVIGVLFLIAALVGLAVLRTDLNVLAFRLPNVFFSIGAGLVLLLLGSYGRITGALPEDNPYRPMRRVPETPVEESALDDTERRAARQLAAAERAVAEGVASPEQRAGVARARSFRTQPDRLRAWLRRSSTA; from the coding sequence ATGAACGTCAGCGGAGCTCCCGCGAGCAGGAAGGCCAAGGTGCGCGGATTTCGTGCCGAGGGCAAGGTGGTGGCGACCCACCGCATCGGGTCGTTGCTCGTCGCGGCTGTCATCGCGATCTTCGGCATCCTCGGCTTCGTCGGTGGCATCCCGTTCTTCTCGACCAGCGGGCAACAGGTCGTCGATCTGTCGTCCAACGGGTTGTTGTCCGTGGTCTCCCTGGTCACCGCCGCCGTTCTGGTGTTCGCGGCCATCCGCGGCGGCCGGTTCGCCTCCACCGTCATGATCGTGATCGGGGTGCTGTTTCTCATCGCCGCGCTGGTCGGCCTCGCCGTGCTCCGCACGGACCTCAACGTCCTGGCCTTCCGCCTGCCGAACGTCTTCTTCTCGATCGGTGCGGGTCTCGTCCTGCTCCTGCTCGGCAGCTACGGCCGGATCACGGGGGCGCTTCCCGAGGACAACCCGTACCGGCCGATGCGCAGGGTCCCTGAAACCCCTGTCGAGGAATCGGCGCTCGACGACACCGAGCGGCGCGCCGCGCGCCAGCTTGCCGCAGCGGAACGCGCGGTGGCGGAAGGCGTCGCCTCGCCCGAACAGCGAGCAGGCGTCGCGCGTGCACGCTCCTTCCGCACCCAGCCCGACCGGCTGCGCGCCTGGCTGCGCCGGAGTTCGACGGCCTAG
- a CDS encoding DoxX family protein, translating into MAPFIILVLVILAVVALRAVGITRIPAWPFAVQCGVAAMFVATGVSHFVGMRDELIAMVPPAIPAPGVVVTVTGALELAGAVGILWRRTALWAAGGLTLMLIGMYPANVYAANQGISPSFGDALVPRTLMQIVFLAATVTVLVHYARARRALGARDSVGD; encoded by the coding sequence GTGGCCCCGTTCATCATTCTCGTCCTCGTTATCCTCGCCGTGGTTGCCCTGCGGGCCGTCGGCATCACCCGCATTCCGGCCTGGCCGTTCGCCGTGCAGTGCGGAGTCGCGGCGATGTTCGTCGCCACCGGCGTCTCGCACTTCGTCGGCATGCGCGACGAGCTGATCGCGATGGTGCCGCCAGCCATCCCCGCCCCCGGCGTGGTGGTCACGGTGACCGGTGCGCTCGAACTCGCGGGCGCGGTGGGCATCCTGTGGCGCCGGACGGCTCTGTGGGCGGCCGGCGGGCTCACCCTGATGTTGATCGGCATGTATCCGGCGAACGTCTACGCCGCCAACCAGGGAATCTCACCCTCGTTCGGTGACGCACTGGTGCCGCGCACGCTCATGCAGATCGTCTTTCTCGCCGCCACGGTGACCGTCCTTGTGCACTACGCGCGCGCCCGTCGCGCCCTCGGTGCGCGCGACAGTGTCGGCGACTGA